The Phycisphaeraceae bacterium genome contains the following window.
TCGCGGATTGCGAAGTCGGCGTCTCCGATCCGATTGCGGTCAACGCCCGAGATGACTTCCACATGCGCAGGGGTCACCAGCGCGAACGCGCGCCAATAGCGCAGCGCCGCGTTGTCCTTGGAATCGACCGCGAGGGCCGCCGACGCGAGGGTGACGCTCAGGGCCAGTCCGGCGAGGGTGCGTGTGAGGAGGGTCCGCATGGTTCGTGCCCTTCGGAGAGGGGTGCTTTCTCGCCCCACGGCGGGGCGTCCGGGGAGAGGTCGCCGCGGGTCCGGGGTTGTGTGGCGCTCTTGGAAGAGTTTTACCGCAGAGGACGCAGAGGGCGCAGAGATGGGAGAGGGGTGAAGAAGATGTGCAGGGTGGCGTGGTACGGCGCAGCCGTGCCACGGGCATGGGCGGTGGTCCCTCGTGGCACGGCTGCGCCGTACCACGCCACCCCCCTTGTCTCTCCACCCTTCCCCTCTCTGCGCCCTCTGCGTCCTCTGCGGTGAATCTCTTCCCGGGAACATCCGCGGCGTCGCGTACATTGGTTCGACGATGACGACACCCGAACGATCGAGCGAGCCCACTCCCCTGCCGCGCCATAAGGCGGTGACGGCGGACCTTCCCGCGCCCCGCTTCGTGAAACTGGACCCGCACCGGCCCGGCGAGCCGGCGGAAGTCGTCGCGCGCCGGTTCTACGAGGTCATGAAGAAACGGCGCACGGTGCGGATGTTCTCCGACCGGCCCGTCTCGCGCGAGACGATCGAGTGGTGCGTGCGTGCCGCGGGCACGGCGCCCTCGGGCGCGAACAAGCAGCCGTGGCGGTTCGTGTGCGTGAACGACCCGGCGCTGAAGCGCGAGATCCGTCTGGCGGCGGAAGATGAGGAGCGCGAGTTCTACGAGCGGCGAGCGAGCGAGCGCTGGTTGCGCGACCTGCACCCCTTCGGCACAGACGACGATAAGCGGTTCCTCGAAATCGCGCCGTGGCTGGTGGTCGTGTTCAAACTCGTGAAGGATGACGACGAGGGGCAGACCTATTACACGGACGAATCGGTCGGCATCGCGACGGGGTTCTTCCTGGCGGCGTGCCACCACGCGGGGCTCGCGACGCTCACGCACACGCCCAGCCCGATGAAGTTCCTCGCCGAGGTGCTGGGGCGCCCGGCGCACGAGCGCCCCTTCCTGCTGATCCCGGTCGGATACGCGTCGGACGACTGCGTGGTGCCCGACATCTCGCGCAAGGCGCTGGAGCGGGTGATGGTGGTGAACCGCGCCGGGGGGTGAAACTGGACGCCCCGTTTCCCACGGATACGCTCCCTCGCGACGCGCCCTGCAAGGGGGCGCGCGCAGGTCAGGGAGACGAGCGACCATGACAACGACGAACACAACTCTCGCGCCGGTGGTGCGCCACACGGACGAAGCCAAGAACTACAACCTTGGCGGCCATCCGACGGCGGTGCTGCTCAGCGGCGCCGAGACGGGCGGGCAGATGTGCCTGACGGAAGTCACGATCGCCCCCGGGATCGGCCCGCCCCCCCATGTGCACACGCGCGAGGACGAGC
Protein-coding sequences here:
- a CDS encoding nitroreductase family protein, with product MTTPERSSEPTPLPRHKAVTADLPAPRFVKLDPHRPGEPAEVVARRFYEVMKKRRTVRMFSDRPVSRETIEWCVRAAGTAPSGANKQPWRFVCVNDPALKREIRLAAEDEEREFYERRASERWLRDLHPFGTDDDKRFLEIAPWLVVVFKLVKDDDEGQTYYTDESVGIATGFFLAACHHAGLATLTHTPSPMKFLAEVLGRPAHERPFLLIPVGYASDDCVVPDISRKALERVMVVNRAGG